In Luteimonas sp. MC1750, the following proteins share a genomic window:
- a CDS encoding AsmA family protein, with the protein MPTESTSQGATHSRPVEAVLAHPWRTVAVVVAAGLLALLLLWDWNWFRGPVERIVSARTGRSFDIGGDLDVDVGRTAVIRADRLTLGNADWSDSPDMATTDRLELHVRLWPLLAGQVHIPELRLRQPDILLEAGEDGGNWRFDGMSGEGEGPRIDLLHVESGRLRYVDAARETDVDLGVASEDTEDPSVRPLALSGDGHWRGAPFELTGAVASPLALRETETPYAIDLRASAGATRAHARGAITRLLGLSAFDLQMALSGKDLEDLYPLLGIAMPHTPPYELDGRLVRDDAVWRYEGFSGKVGDSDLGGTAKITTGRERLLFEGDLHSKLLDFDDLAGFVGGAPDSGAGETGNAELEAEAAKRAAAGRLLPDTPYDLHKLRNMDADVRWKAARIEAPGWPLDDMDVRILLEAGLLRLDPLEFGAAGGRIRSTVRMDARQDAIQTDAAIRARGLELGRLLPDNELAQGAVGRVSGDIDLSGTGNSVARMLATADGDATLGMGRGQVSNLLLELAGLDIYEALKFLIGKDRQVAVRCAFGDFAVQDGVMTTRALAFDTEDTIIIGEGTIDLGEEQLDLLLKPRPKDRSILALRSPLVIDGSFRDPGFRPDMARLGLRGAIALALGSIAPPAALLATLELGPGEDSTCGGQYAK; encoded by the coding sequence ATGCCGACGGAGTCCACGTCCCAGGGCGCCACCCACAGCAGGCCGGTCGAGGCCGTCCTCGCGCATCCGTGGCGCACGGTGGCGGTGGTCGTGGCGGCCGGCCTGCTGGCACTGCTGCTGCTCTGGGACTGGAACTGGTTCAGGGGTCCGGTGGAGCGCATCGTCTCGGCGCGGACCGGGCGCAGCTTCGACATCGGCGGCGACCTGGACGTCGATGTCGGGCGTACCGCGGTGATCCGCGCCGACCGCCTGACGCTGGGCAACGCCGACTGGTCGGACAGCCCGGACATGGCCACGACGGACAGGCTCGAGCTCCACGTCCGCCTGTGGCCGCTGCTGGCAGGCCAGGTGCATATCCCCGAGCTGCGCCTGCGCCAGCCGGACATCCTGCTCGAGGCCGGCGAGGACGGCGGCAACTGGCGCTTCGACGGCATGTCGGGCGAAGGCGAGGGGCCGCGCATCGACCTCCTCCACGTCGAATCGGGCCGGCTGCGCTATGTCGACGCGGCCAGGGAGACCGACGTCGACCTCGGCGTCGCCAGTGAGGATACGGAGGATCCGTCGGTGCGCCCGCTGGCCCTGAGCGGCGACGGCCACTGGCGCGGCGCCCCGTTCGAGCTCACCGGCGCCGTGGCCTCGCCGCTGGCGCTGCGCGAGACCGAGACGCCGTATGCGATCGACCTGCGCGCCTCGGCCGGGGCCACCCGCGCCCACGCACGCGGCGCCATCACCCGCCTGCTCGGCCTGTCCGCCTTCGACCTGCAGATGGCGCTGTCGGGCAAGGACCTCGAAGACCTCTACCCGCTGCTCGGCATCGCGATGCCGCACACCCCGCCCTACGAGCTCGACGGCCGCCTGGTCCGCGACGATGCGGTGTGGCGCTATGAAGGCTTCAGCGGCAAGGTCGGCGACAGCGACCTCGGCGGCACCGCGAAGATCACCACCGGGCGCGAGCGCCTGCTGTTCGAAGGCGACCTGCATTCGAAGCTGCTGGACTTCGACGACCTGGCCGGTTTCGTCGGCGGTGCGCCGGACAGCGGCGCCGGCGAAACCGGCAACGCCGAGCTCGAGGCCGAAGCCGCCAAGCGCGCCGCCGCCGGCCGGCTGCTGCCCGACACACCCTACGACCTGCACAAGCTGCGCAATATGGATGCCGACGTGCGCTGGAAGGCCGCCCGCATCGAGGCGCCGGGCTGGCCGCTGGACGACATGGACGTGCGCATCCTGCTCGAAGCCGGACTGCTGCGCCTGGACCCGCTCGAGTTCGGCGCGGCCGGCGGACGCATCCGCTCCACGGTGCGCATGGATGCCCGGCAGGACGCGATCCAGACCGACGCCGCAATCCGTGCGCGCGGACTGGAGCTGGGCCGGCTGCTGCCCGACAACGAGCTGGCGCAGGGCGCCGTCGGCCGCGTGAGCGGCGACATCGACCTTTCCGGGACCGGCAACTCGGTCGCGCGCATGCTGGCCACGGCCGACGGCGATGCCACCCTCGGCATGGGCCGCGGACAGGTCAGCAACCTGCTGCTGGAACTTGCCGGCCTCGACATCTACGAGGCGCTCAAGTTCCTGATTGGCAAGGACCGCCAGGTCGCGGTGCGCTGCGCCTTCGGCGACTTCGCGGTCCAGGACGGGGTGATGACCACGCGCGCCCTGGCCTTCGACACCGAGGACACGATCATCATCGGCGAAGGCACGATCGACCTCGGCGAAGAGCAGCTCGACCTGCTGCTCAAGCCGCGGCCCAAGGACCGCAGCATCCTGGCGCTGCGCTCGCCGCTGGTGATCGACGGCAGCTTCCGCGACCCGGGCTTCCGCCCCGACATGGCGCGCCTCGGCCTGCGCGGCGCAATCGCGCTCGCCCTGGGCAGCATCGCGCCACCGGCCGCGCTGCTGGCGACCCTGGAACTGGGTCCGGGCGAGGACAGCACCTGCGGCGGCCAGTACGCGAAATAG
- a CDS encoding hemolysin III family protein — MSTMSLRQKREELASALTHGLGATAALAGGAVLITLAAIFGNGWQLGAAIVFGVTLLLLYLASTLYHAFQHPVLKGRLKVLDHCAIYLLIAGTYTPFTLIGLRGPWGWGLFAAIWTLAIAGVVFKLFHTGRYRRLSTLIYVAMGWLVLVAIKPVLAALDAWTLGWLVAGGVFYTLGTVFYHRESIPYAHAIWHLFCIAGSVCHYVSVMAQVTGPG, encoded by the coding sequence GTGTCGACGATGAGCCTGCGCCAGAAGCGCGAGGAGTTGGCCAGTGCGCTGACGCACGGCCTTGGCGCCACCGCCGCGCTCGCGGGCGGTGCGGTGCTCATCACGCTGGCGGCGATCTTCGGCAATGGCTGGCAGCTGGGCGCGGCGATCGTGTTCGGCGTCACCCTCCTGCTGCTGTACCTGGCCTCGACGCTCTACCACGCGTTCCAGCACCCGGTGCTCAAGGGACGGCTGAAGGTCCTCGACCACTGCGCGATCTACCTGCTGATCGCCGGCACCTATACGCCGTTCACCCTGATCGGGCTGCGCGGGCCCTGGGGCTGGGGCCTGTTTGCCGCGATCTGGACGCTGGCGATCGCCGGCGTAGTGTTCAAGCTGTTCCACACCGGGCGCTACCGGCGCCTGTCCACGCTGATCTATGTCGCGATGGGCTGGCTGGTCCTGGTGGCGATCAAGCCCGTGCTGGCCGCGCTCGATGCCTGGACGCTCGGCTGGCTGGTCGCCGGCGGCGTCTTCTACACCCTGGGCACCGTGTTCTACCACCGCGAATCGATCCCCTACGCGCACGCGATCTGGCACCTGTTCTGCATCGCCGGCAGCGTGTGCCACTACGTCTCGGTGATGGCCCAGGTCACCGGTCCCGGCTGA